One genomic segment of Verrucomicrobiia bacterium includes these proteins:
- a CDS encoding sigma-70 family RNA polymerase sigma factor yields the protein MSSDHELVSAYVREHSENAFRALVARHVDLVHATAMRQVGDSGLAEEITQNVFVILARKAPRLGGVETLAGWLHRTTVLEARARVRAELRRRRREDVAAEISRLERHGDSPLDPLLPLLDEALLHLRESERLALVLRFMEERSLREVGQVLGVAEDAARKRVSRALEQVTEFFRRRGLAVVAAGGASALLVSSAHAAPVGLAASAAQAGLTASSTGSFSLFLCKLMSLTKTQTAAACLVVAAMPLAWQWRAEAHVRQEQAVLSARLAAVKQDAANSEQDIRRTREALTQAQLDTVNAEAQRDGLRAQLAGRLPRPVYQWSDNSPYVRVPKSLLRDMDIAAVANRRGELSEQMKDALQMTGAEAQQAQAAIDRFMAAFQAAQAAGVQPVKPTAADLQGHTPEDTRVFAFPDVTEQLKPLRAELFATLNDTLGPDRLELLRRQLGNWMPVDDEFNGLSSAMGVLPFAHVERFHPASPGIAWLDWSLSKPSGDSMSGTINVDDIPLFLRPALQDWMDRAHQQAELK from the coding sequence ATGTCCTCAGACCATGAACTGGTGAGCGCCTATGTGCGGGAGCATTCGGAAAACGCCTTCCGGGCGCTGGTCGCCCGCCACGTTGATCTTGTCCACGCCACGGCCATGCGGCAGGTGGGCGATTCGGGCCTGGCTGAAGAAATCACGCAGAACGTCTTTGTGATTCTGGCGCGCAAGGCGCCGCGGCTGGGCGGCGTGGAGACGCTCGCCGGGTGGCTGCATCGAACCACGGTGCTCGAAGCCCGGGCCCGCGTTCGGGCCGAACTCCGCCGGCGTCGCCGGGAGGATGTGGCGGCGGAAATCAGCCGGCTTGAACGGCACGGCGATTCGCCGCTGGATCCGCTCCTGCCCCTGCTGGACGAGGCGTTGCTGCATTTGCGCGAAAGCGAACGGCTGGCCCTGGTGCTGCGCTTCATGGAAGAGCGCAGCTTGCGGGAGGTGGGCCAGGTGCTCGGCGTGGCGGAAGATGCCGCGCGCAAACGGGTTTCCCGGGCGTTGGAGCAGGTGACCGAATTCTTCCGGCGGCGCGGGCTGGCGGTGGTGGCGGCGGGCGGCGCTTCGGCCTTGCTGGTGTCCTCCGCCCACGCGGCGCCCGTGGGGCTGGCGGCGTCCGCGGCCCAGGCGGGCTTGACGGCGTCCAGCACGGGCAGTTTCTCCCTGTTTCTCTGCAAGCTTATGAGCCTTACGAAAACCCAGACCGCAGCGGCCTGTCTCGTGGTGGCGGCGATGCCGCTGGCGTGGCAGTGGCGGGCGGAAGCCCATGTCAGGCAGGAGCAGGCCGTGCTTTCGGCCCGGCTCGCCGCGGTGAAGCAGGACGCCGCGAATTCGGAACAGGACATTCGCCGCACCCGCGAGGCGTTGACCCAGGCGCAATTGGACACCGTGAACGCGGAGGCGCAGCGGGACGGGCTGCGCGCCCAGCTGGCCGGGCGTTTGCCGCGTCCGGTCTATCAGTGGAGCGACAACTCGCCCTACGTGCGGGTCCCCAAGTCATTGCTGCGGGACATGGATATTGCGGCCGTCGCCAATCGCCGGGGCGAGTTGAGCGAGCAGATGAAGGATGCCTTGCAGATGACCGGCGCGGAAGCGCAGCAGGCGCAGGCGGCCATCGACCGTTTCATGGCCGCCTTCCAAGCCGCGCAGGCGGCGGGGGTTCAACCCGTCAAGCCAACGGCTGCGGACCTTCAGGGCCACACGCCGGAGGACACGCGGGTGTTCGCGTTTCCCGACGTGACGGAACAGTTGAAGCCATTGCGCGCGGAACTGTTTGCGACATTGAATGACACGCTGGGGCCCGACCGGCTTGAATTGTTGCGCCGGCAACTCGGCAATTGGATGCCGGTGGATGACGAATTCAATGGTCTGAGTTCCGCGATGGGCGTCCTTCCGTTTGCGCACGTGGAGCGGTTCCATCCCGCATCGCCAGGCATTGCGTGGCTCGACTGGAGCCTGAGCAAACCCAGTGGCGACTCCATGAGCGGCACGATCAACGTGGACGACATTCCGCTCTTTCTGCGTCCGGCATTGCAGGACTGGATGGATCGGGCGCACCAGCAGGCCGAGCTCAAATAA
- a CDS encoding prepilin-type N-terminal cleavage/methylation domain-containing protein: MKLSNPRFEPRTRSAHGFTLIELLVVIAIIAILAAMLLPALAKAKSKAQRVSCLNNLKQLGLGSAMYAGDFNGIYPPWRAGDARMNDMSASHYSRYVVSGPAGQRVPQNPSATGWSFQNGGYIWAMKYVGDGGIYFCPSFRDAANPFSAGFYSPLLTTDPDTGDVRSSYFYNPRTINAGNLPGGVDTHRRYQKESQIEPHKLFAVDVIQGQTFWAHYADRGFNVLFTDGAASWAKADPQVTQWNLDGSYQTARVLDTIFDHLENASR; encoded by the coding sequence ATGAAACTGAGCAACCCGCGTTTTGAGCCGCGCACCCGTTCGGCGCACGGCTTCACCCTGATTGAATTGCTGGTGGTGATCGCCATCATTGCTATCCTGGCGGCCATGTTGCTGCCCGCGCTGGCCAAGGCTAAGAGCAAGGCTCAGCGTGTCTCATGCCTGAACAACCTGAAGCAGCTCGGCCTCGGCTCGGCGATGTATGCCGGAGATTTCAACGGCATTTACCCGCCATGGCGCGCCGGTGATGCGAGAATGAACGACATGTCGGCCTCGCATTACAGCCGCTACGTAGTGAGCGGACCCGCCGGACAACGCGTGCCGCAGAATCCTTCGGCGACCGGCTGGTCGTTTCAAAACGGTGGCTACATCTGGGCCATGAAATACGTGGGCGATGGCGGCATCTATTTTTGCCCTTCGTTCCGGGATGCCGCCAATCCCTTCAGCGCGGGATTCTATTCACCGTTGCTTACGACCGACCCCGACACGGGCGATGTTCGTTCCAGCTATTTCTACAATCCACGCACCATCAACGCCGGTAATCTGCCGGGCGGTGTGGACACGCATCGGCGCTACCAGAAGGAAAGTCAGATCGAGCCGCACAAACTTTTTGCGGTGGACGTGATTCAAGGACAGACGTTCTGGGCGCACTATGCGGATCGCGGTTTTAACGTTCTGTTCACGGATGGCGCGGCTTCCTGGGCCAAGGCGGACCCGCAGGTAACCCAATGGAATCTGGATGGCAGTTACCAGACGGCGCGGGTGCTGGATACAATCTTCGACCATCTGGAGAACGCCTCCCGCTGA
- a CDS encoding autotransporter-associated beta strand repeat-containing protein, giving the protein MKSNQTPQNLMRAALLCSGLALAGSLHAADINKADNANNLNDLNSWTGGVVPGATDVAVWDSTVTGPNSTLLGANLSWGGVRIANPGGPVTIGAGNTLTLGTGGIDMSAATAGLTLSNAVALPANSVQTWAVASGQSLTLAGALTRGANSALYFDHASGGTINIASGSASNILYYSSVDGSDVGALDASRNVVGAGSVISNGYEANPLTGVPTTQFVDMINGATGTAADLALGGGSGSYYPLIVRFNQPHPYRNYWLYDSGASKNQYVSSQTTFLVTSNVGAQDVTITGSYNVFRWNSGTELILAQENTAGTLYVNGSTSQRTSTTANTMTKYGAGRVIWNAALPQLGANRIVQGEFVLSGTATGPVSVHNGATFRCNGTCNGSVTIIGGGAVGVGNESGSGTFTANNGLALNDGTKVQFYSAAIPTTNTAPLLVANGAGVAVNGTVAVDVLSGKLNVGSYPLMVSTNGFAGTGNFVLGAIKPHVTAYVTNLSTTTLDLVVVSVNQPLTWTQGSGTWDLNSVNWKDSLGAATTYQEANGVGDSVLFEDTLSGASPITVTLNSALTPSTITVNASKDYTFSGSGSIGGGAVLTKAGTGTLTLATANSYSGGVNLNGGTTVFSSIDNLGTGNISFDGGTLQYNGNADDISGRTVTIGAGGATIDVGANNVTFASAVGNNGSGSLTKLGSGSLMLSGTNLYAGDTVVNAGTVSVNYGATMASPNIILNNGATLDVSAGYVLNAGVSQTLSGVGSVNGGSLAVPAGTTLSPGTSSTIGALIFTNYNSLDISGTLEMNVTTTGSDLIVGDYVTINPGSIITVPSPALTNGTYKLLQANVSLSGSLVNFTFTLGQPGKSAELVLVNEGGSTNTIYMVVSDAASDNLTWSGTGSTWDQLGTTDWYLSGSATPWAFTNGDVVRFDEGGAANPYVSLNGALKPSLVVVSNPVTDYYFNEGSPGSKISGLSRLLKQGAGRLTIGTVNDNTGTTTIEGGTLEVDGSFGNGAVTNNGELVLAQSTAQTFASLSGSGGVTRNGSGTVTVAGAADYTGPTTIIAGTLQFGNGGPGGVLSTSAITNDGTLDLNSSTDWTFAIPDTGSGVLVKDGTNTVTLSGVSSRTGQTRVNAGKLVLANPNQLSGSARVEAGGVLDMHGADQFFVGLQSTTFSGGLIVNDAGTVTNLLTVSNATAYDCSAAVNDNEGTGGHIAFLKQGTGELNWRGASSYSGGSTIEEGSVRLSSASPFGAGPVYLKGGMLNFASTSAGTITNTIYLLPPLGGRTNTIGAGSTLFWGTPLVGTEDLLIDFSVGGNNDTFSCNGGDAKWAGVTNTVYLRGTGGWLRLDTGCVAPGVTFDLSDSSVSINANGTRTWQLGGLVGNSPTAWVGDSEACVVNVGYKNLNSTYAGSLSGNFSWVKVGTGTQTFTGTNTTAGSLTVSNGAVALALDAAPTNMNAFTVVGGATLDVTGLGGLNLGATVAQSLSGSGTVNGAVTATGNAVATLNPGDGIGTLTVANALTLAANSVVNLQLNRTNAPATNDMIVAASIAANGTLTVTNLGPDLITGDKFKLFSVPVSGFTTVTLPASNALNTVAYVWTNKLSLDGSIELLSGASPVNTQPTNIVSSVSGGNLTLQWPADHTGWRLQMQTNALSLGLGTNWVDVAGSAATNQVTLPVDPTNPAAFFRLVYP; this is encoded by the coding sequence ATGAAAAGCAACCAAACACCTCAAAACCTGATGCGCGCTGCGTTGTTGTGCAGCGGCCTCGCCTTGGCGGGCTCGTTGCACGCCGCCGATATCAACAAGGCCGACAACGCCAACAACCTGAATGACCTCAACTCCTGGACGGGGGGAGTGGTTCCGGGAGCAACGGATGTGGCGGTCTGGGACAGCACGGTCACCGGTCCCAACAGCACGTTGCTGGGGGCGAATTTGAGCTGGGGCGGGGTGCGGATTGCCAATCCCGGCGGGCCGGTAACCATCGGTGCCGGCAACACGTTGACACTGGGCACGGGAGGCATTGACATGTCGGCAGCGACCGCTGGTCTGACGTTGAGCAACGCCGTTGCCCTGCCGGCCAACTCGGTCCAAACGTGGGCCGTTGCGAGCGGTCAGAGTTTGACTTTGGCAGGGGCTTTGACACGCGGCGCGAACTCAGCATTGTATTTCGACCATGCCAGTGGCGGAACCATCAATATCGCCTCGGGGTCGGCCAGCAACATTCTTTATTATTCCAGCGTTGATGGTTCCGACGTCGGCGCGCTGGACGCATCGCGCAATGTGGTGGGGGCGGGTTCGGTCATTTCCAACGGATACGAGGCCAACCCGCTTACCGGAGTGCCCACCACGCAGTTTGTGGACATGATCAATGGCGCCACGGGCACAGCGGCGGACCTTGCGCTTGGCGGTGGCAGCGGCAGCTATTATCCGCTCATTGTCCGCTTCAATCAACCCCACCCCTACCGGAATTACTGGCTCTATGATTCGGGCGCGAGCAAGAACCAGTATGTCTCGTCGCAAACCACTTTTCTCGTGACCTCAAATGTGGGGGCGCAGGACGTCACCATCACCGGGTCATATAATGTATTCCGATGGAACAGCGGCACCGAGCTCATCCTGGCGCAGGAGAATACGGCGGGCACCCTCTACGTGAACGGCAGCACGTCGCAACGGACTTCCACCACGGCCAACACCATGACCAAGTATGGCGCGGGCCGGGTGATCTGGAACGCTGCCTTGCCGCAGCTTGGCGCGAACCGCATCGTGCAGGGTGAATTTGTGCTCAGCGGAACCGCCACCGGCCCGGTTTCCGTGCACAACGGGGCCACCTTCCGTTGCAATGGCACGTGCAATGGTTCGGTGACGATTATCGGGGGCGGGGCCGTGGGCGTGGGCAATGAAAGCGGTTCGGGCACGTTTACGGCCAACAACGGTCTGGCGCTCAACGACGGCACAAAGGTGCAGTTTTATTCGGCTGCCATTCCCACCACCAACACGGCGCCACTACTGGTCGCCAATGGTGCTGGCGTTGCCGTCAACGGCACGGTGGCGGTTGACGTTCTTTCGGGCAAATTGAACGTCGGCAGTTATCCGCTGATGGTGTCCACCAATGGCTTTGCGGGCACCGGCAACTTCGTGCTGGGCGCCATCAAGCCCCACGTTACGGCTTATGTGACGAACCTTTCCACCACCACCCTTGATCTCGTTGTGGTTTCCGTGAACCAGCCGCTGACGTGGACTCAGGGCAGCGGGACATGGGATTTGAACAGTGTTAACTGGAAGGACTCGCTGGGTGCAGCCACCACCTATCAGGAGGCGAACGGCGTGGGCGATTCGGTGCTGTTCGAAGACACCCTCAGCGGCGCCAGCCCGATTACGGTCACCCTCAACAGCGCGTTGACGCCCAGCACGATCACCGTCAACGCGAGCAAAGACTACACATTTTCCGGTTCGGGCAGCATTGGTGGCGGTGCCGTTCTAACGAAGGCAGGCACCGGGACGCTCACCTTGGCCACTGCCAACAGCTACAGCGGCGGAGTGAATCTCAACGGCGGCACAACGGTGTTCTCCAGCATCGACAATCTCGGCACCGGCAACATCAGCTTCGACGGCGGCACACTGCAATACAACGGCAATGCGGACGACATTTCAGGGCGAACGGTCACCATCGGTGCCGGTGGTGCCACCATTGACGTCGGCGCCAACAACGTCACGTTTGCCAGCGCGGTGGGCAATAACGGTTCGGGCAGCCTGACGAAGCTTGGCTCGGGCTCACTGATGCTCAGCGGAACCAATCTCTATGCAGGGGACACCGTGGTCAACGCGGGAACGGTGAGCGTGAACTACGGGGCAACCATGGCCAGTCCGAACATTATCTTGAACAACGGCGCAACCCTTGATGTGTCTGCCGGATATGTGCTGAATGCCGGCGTCAGCCAGACGCTTTCCGGCGTGGGCAGTGTGAATGGGGGAAGCCTGGCCGTGCCCGCGGGAACCACACTCTCGCCGGGGACGTCCAGCACCATCGGTGCCTTGATCTTCACGAACTACAACAGCCTCGACATCAGCGGCACCTTGGAAATGAATGTCACGACCACCGGCAGCGACCTGATTGTGGGCGACTACGTGACCATTAACCCCGGCAGCATTATTACGGTGCCCAGTCCGGCGCTGACCAACGGCACTTACAAGCTGCTTCAGGCGAATGTCAGCTTGAGTGGCTCGCTGGTGAATTTCACCTTCACACTGGGTCAGCCGGGGAAATCTGCCGAATTGGTTTTGGTCAATGAAGGGGGCAGCACCAACACCATCTATATGGTGGTTTCAGACGCCGCATCCGACAACCTGACGTGGTCCGGAACCGGCTCGACGTGGGACCAGTTGGGCACGACCGACTGGTATTTGTCCGGTTCAGCCACGCCGTGGGCGTTCACCAACGGAGACGTCGTCAGATTCGATGAAGGCGGGGCGGCGAACCCCTATGTTTCCCTGAATGGTGCGCTGAAGCCGTCGTTGGTGGTCGTCAGCAATCCGGTCACCGATTACTACTTCAACGAAGGCAGCCCGGGTTCCAAAATCAGCGGCCTCAGCCGTCTGCTCAAGCAGGGAGCGGGCAGACTAACCATCGGCACGGTCAACGACAATACCGGCACCACAACCATTGAAGGCGGCACGCTGGAGGTGGACGGCAGCTTCGGGAACGGAGCCGTGACGAACAATGGTGAACTGGTCCTGGCACAATCCACGGCTCAAACATTTGCCTCCCTCAGCGGCAGTGGCGGGGTGACGCGGAACGGCAGCGGCACGGTGACCGTGGCCGGTGCGGCTGACTACACCGGCCCGACCACCATCATCGCCGGCACGCTGCAATTCGGTAACGGCGGCCCGGGCGGCGTGCTGTCAACCTCGGCCATCACCAACGACGGCACCTTGGATCTGAACAGCTCGACGGACTGGACCTTTGCCATCCCCGACACCGGCAGTGGCGTGCTGGTCAAGGACGGCACCAACACGGTCACCCTGAGCGGCGTCAGTTCACGCACCGGCCAGACCCGCGTGAATGCCGGCAAGCTCGTCCTCGCAAATCCAAATCAGCTCAGTGGTTCCGCCCGCGTGGAAGCCGGCGGCGTGCTGGACATGCATGGCGCTGACCAGTTCTTCGTTGGCCTGCAAAGCACCACGTTCAGCGGCGGATTGATCGTCAATGACGCAGGCACGGTCACGAACCTGCTGACCGTTTCCAACGCCACCGCCTATGATTGTTCGGCGGCGGTGAACGACAACGAAGGCACCGGCGGCCACATCGCCTTTCTCAAACAGGGAACTGGCGAGCTCAATTGGCGTGGCGCCAGCAGTTACAGCGGTGGGAGCACAATTGAGGAGGGCTCCGTCCGCCTTTCATCGGCCTCACCGTTTGGCGCCGGCCCGGTTTATTTGAAGGGCGGCATGCTGAACTTTGCCAGCACCAGCGCGGGCACCATCACGAACACCATCTACCTGTTGCCTCCATTGGGCGGGCGGACGAACACCATCGGCGCCGGAAGCACCCTCTTCTGGGGCACGCCCCTGGTCGGCACGGAGGACCTGCTCATCGACTTCAGCGTCGGCGGCAATAACGACACGTTTTCCTGCAATGGCGGAGATGCGAAATGGGCGGGCGTGACGAACACCGTCTATCTGCGGGGCACCGGCGGCTGGCTGCGCCTCGACACGGGATGTGTCGCCCCGGGCGTGACATTCGACCTGAGCGACAGCTCGGTGTCGATCAACGCCAACGGCACCCGGACCTGGCAATTGGGCGGTCTGGTCGGCAATTCGCCAACGGCCTGGGTTGGGGACAGCGAGGCTTGCGTTGTCAACGTGGGCTACAAGAATCTCAACTCCACTTATGCAGGCAGTCTGTCGGGCAACTTCAGCTGGGTAAAGGTTGGCACCGGCACCCAGACGTTTACGGGCACCAACACAACGGCCGGTTCCCTCACGGTCAGCAACGGCGCCGTGGCGCTGGCCTTGGACGCCGCGCCCACGAACATGAATGCCTTCACGGTCGTTGGCGGGGCAACGCTGGATGTCACGGGTCTCGGCGGCTTGAATCTGGGCGCCACCGTTGCGCAGTCGCTCAGCGGCTCGGGCACGGTTAACGGGGCGGTGACCGCCACGGGCAACGCCGTGGCGACCCTCAATCCAGGTGACGGCATCGGCACCCTTACCGTGGCCAATGCCCTCACGCTTGCCGCCAACTCGGTTGTGAATCTGCAACTCAACCGCACCAACGCACCCGCCACCAACGACATGATTGTGGCGGCCTCCATCGCGGCCAACGGCACCTTGACGGTGACCAACCTCGGCCCCGACCTCATAACGGGCGACAAGTTCAAGCTGTTCAGCGTCCCGGTTTCCGGCTTCACCACGGTGACCCTGCCGGCCTCGAACGCGTTGAACACGGTCGCCTATGTCTGGACGAACAAGCTCTCGCTCGACGGTTCCATCGAGCTGCTCAGCGGCGCCAGCCCGGTCAACACCCAGCCCACGAACATCGTGAGCAGCGTGTCCGGCGGCAACCTCACGCTGCAATGGCCGGCCGACCACACGGGCTGGCGGTTGCAGATGCAGACCAACGCGTTAAGCCTCGGCCTGGGCACGAACTGGGTTGATGTGGCTGGTTCAGCGGCCACCAATCAGGTGACCCTGCCAGTGGATCCGACCAATCCGGCGGCCTTCTTCCGCCTGGTGTATCCGTGA
- a CDS encoding discoidin domain-containing protein → MKLWNQTSLLVTACLLLFRIALAAGENLPLAGEWRFALDLRDVGVREAWFTRDLPDRIQLPGVLQAQGFGDLITTNTPWVLSLYDQLWWQRADYQADLRPGQVKVPFLAQPPRHYLGAAWYQRDVEISPDWNGRRVVLFLERAHWETRAWLDAQWLGTNNSLCVPHEFEAGVVGPGPGQIKPGRHRLTVRCDNRMLLNYRPDAHSVSDSLGSSWNGIVGRIELRSTPLVWLEEVQVFPDVKKGLALTTLQIGNRTGTSGHGDLSVSCVAGHLMRGQVPVAEHQIVTNLPLVWDATGGVARVNLALPERAGLWSEFSAKLQNFDLTLTTQDGARSTKHVAFGLRDFKAVGQNFTINGQETHLRGTHFGGDFPLTGYPPCDVASWLKIFRTCKDWGLNHVRFHSFCPPEAAFTAADEAGIYLQIEPGMWNEIGPGTPMEAMLYAETERILKAYGNHPSFVLMSASNEAKGHWKDALPKWVEHFRAEDPRHFYTPDTGWSLIDEPGPVTGADYLAVHRIGQNLLRGERGWFGRDYASATRGVTVPIVAHEVGQWCAYPDYRVISKFTGYLRPGNLEIFRDSMASQGLLDRDPDFAWASGRFQLACYKEEIEANLRTPGLAGFQLLDLHDYLGQGTALVGVLDPFWESKGYVNADEWRQFCSPVVLLARLKQRVFSTADTLEAGVTVANFSASRLTNAVDWQIRDAQGHTLRHGRLATPPLNVGRTSLAEPISVALAGLPAPVACQLVLGIASDVSPARLDHVNAWNFWVYPAGVTTDVPADVLLTHSWDAAEARLAQGGKVILQPALADLDWSSPPLDRVPVFWNRLMGPGWSRMLGLWCDTNHAALAEFPTAANCDWQWTELIKTRAMNLGRFPAALQPIVAAIDDWNRNWKLGLIYEGRVGPGRLLVCTFDLNAPNPVARQLRRSLLDYAHSDRFAPRVSIPAADLRDAWFDTRIMHKLGARATADGGDAAAAIDGDPNTFWLTGAPARGHRGQPHPHALTVQFPHPVAMNGLVLMNRQNDRDHQGDIRGYALAVSDDGQTWREIQEGELPSTWNPQTIRFVRTQTARWLKLTARSGYGTDPSAALAELAILYAGPRLPDNVAPVEYHRVRSTSTDIDEGGRP, encoded by the coding sequence ATGAAACTCTGGAATCAGACCAGTCTGTTGGTGACCGCGTGCTTATTGCTGTTCCGGATTGCGCTGGCCGCGGGAGAGAACCTGCCGCTCGCGGGCGAATGGCGTTTTGCCCTGGACCTGCGCGACGTTGGTGTCCGGGAAGCCTGGTTCACACGTGACCTGCCGGATCGCATCCAACTGCCGGGCGTGCTGCAGGCGCAGGGCTTCGGCGACCTCATCACGACCAACACGCCCTGGGTCCTTTCCCTTTACGACCAGCTTTGGTGGCAGCGCGCGGATTATCAGGCGGACCTCCGGCCGGGACAGGTGAAGGTGCCGTTTTTGGCGCAGCCGCCGCGGCATTACCTCGGCGCGGCGTGGTATCAGCGCGACGTGGAGATTTCGCCGGACTGGAACGGACGGCGCGTGGTGCTGTTCCTCGAACGCGCGCACTGGGAAACCCGGGCGTGGCTCGACGCGCAATGGCTGGGCACAAACAATTCCCTGTGCGTGCCGCATGAGTTTGAGGCCGGTGTCGTGGGTCCGGGGCCGGGACAAATCAAGCCCGGCCGGCACCGGCTGACGGTGCGCTGCGACAATCGGATGCTGCTGAACTACCGGCCGGACGCGCATTCCGTGAGCGATTCGCTGGGCAGTTCGTGGAACGGCATCGTGGGAAGAATCGAACTGCGCAGCACGCCGCTGGTGTGGCTTGAGGAGGTGCAGGTGTTTCCGGATGTTAAAAAAGGGTTGGCGCTCACGACCCTCCAGATTGGGAACCGCACAGGAACGTCAGGCCATGGCGACTTGTCCGTCAGTTGCGTTGCCGGGCACCTGATGCGCGGGCAGGTGCCGGTGGCTGAGCATCAGATCGTGACCAATCTTCCGCTTGTGTGGGACGCAACCGGCGGCGTTGCCAGAGTTAATCTGGCGTTGCCCGAGCGCGCGGGACTTTGGAGTGAGTTTTCCGCCAAGCTGCAGAACTTTGATCTTACATTGACGACGCAGGACGGAGCACGGAGCACAAAGCACGTTGCCTTTGGACTGCGCGATTTCAAAGCCGTCGGCCAAAACTTCACCATCAACGGGCAGGAAACCCACCTGCGCGGCACCCACTTTGGCGGTGACTTTCCGCTGACGGGTTACCCGCCGTGCGACGTGGCGTCGTGGTTGAAGATTTTTCGCACCTGCAAGGACTGGGGCCTGAATCACGTCCGCTTTCACTCGTTTTGTCCGCCCGAGGCCGCGTTCACGGCGGCGGATGAAGCGGGCATTTACCTGCAAATCGAGCCGGGCATGTGGAACGAAATCGGCCCCGGCACGCCGATGGAGGCCATGCTCTACGCGGAGACGGAGCGCATCCTCAAGGCTTACGGGAATCATCCGTCGTTCGTGCTGATGTCCGCGAGCAACGAAGCGAAAGGGCACTGGAAAGACGCTTTGCCCAAATGGGTCGAGCATTTCCGGGCGGAGGATCCGCGGCATTTCTACACGCCCGACACCGGGTGGTCGCTGATTGACGAACCCGGGCCGGTGACGGGTGCGGATTATCTCGCGGTGCATCGCATCGGCCAGAACCTGCTCCGCGGCGAACGCGGCTGGTTTGGACGCGATTATGCGTCGGCCACGCGCGGCGTGACTGTGCCGATCGTGGCACACGAAGTCGGCCAATGGTGCGCCTATCCCGATTACCGGGTGATTTCCAAGTTCACGGGCTACCTGCGCCCGGGGAATCTGGAAATTTTCCGCGATTCGATGGCGTCGCAGGGCTTGTTGGACCGCGACCCGGACTTCGCGTGGGCGTCCGGCCGGTTTCAACTGGCCTGTTACAAGGAGGAGATCGAAGCCAACCTGCGCACGCCAGGGCTCGCGGGTTTTCAATTGCTCGACCTGCACGATTATCTGGGGCAGGGGACGGCCTTGGTCGGCGTGCTCGATCCATTTTGGGAGAGCAAGGGTTACGTGAACGCGGACGAATGGCGGCAGTTTTGCAGTCCCGTGGTGCTGCTGGCGCGCTTGAAGCAACGTGTCTTCTCCACGGCTGACACGTTGGAGGCGGGCGTGACGGTGGCGAATTTCAGCGCGTCGCGTCTCACGAATGCCGTGGACTGGCAAATCCGGGACGCGCAGGGCCACACGCTTCGTCATGGACGCCTGGCGACGCCGCCACTCAACGTGGGCCGGACGAGTCTGGCAGAACCCATCTCCGTAGCGCTGGCCGGATTGCCCGCCCCCGTAGCCTGTCAACTGGTGCTCGGCATCGCGTCGGACGTTTCACCCGCGCGGCTCGACCACGTGAATGCGTGGAACTTCTGGGTGTATCCGGCGGGCGTGACCACGGACGTTCCGGCGGATGTGCTGCTGACGCATTCGTGGGATGCCGCCGAAGCGCGGCTGGCACAAGGGGGCAAAGTGATCCTGCAACCCGCGCTGGCCGACTTGGACTGGTCCAGTCCGCCGCTGGATCGCGTGCCGGTGTTCTGGAATCGATTGATGGGGCCCGGTTGGAGCCGCATGCTGGGGCTTTGGTGCGACACCAATCACGCGGCGCTGGCGGAATTTCCCACCGCGGCGAATTGCGACTGGCAGTGGACCGAACTCATCAAGACCCGCGCCATGAATCTCGGACGATTTCCCGCCGCGCTCCAGCCCATCGTTGCGGCCATCGACGATTGGAACCGCAACTGGAAGCTGGGGCTGATCTATGAAGGTCGCGTCGGTCCCGGCCGGCTGCTCGTCTGCACCTTCGACTTGAATGCGCCCAATCCGGTGGCGCGGCAGTTGCGCCGTTCGTTGCTCGACTATGCGCACAGTGACCGGTTCGCGCCGCGGGTCAGCATTCCGGCGGCGGATTTGCGAGACGCGTGGTTCGACACCCGGATCATGCACAAACTCGGGGCCCGGGCCACGGCCGACGGCGGCGATGCGGCGGCCGCAATTGATGGCGATCCCAACACGTTTTGGCTCACGGGGGCGCCGGCCCGCGGCCATCGGGGGCAACCCCATCCGCACGCACTGACCGTGCAATTTCCGCACCCGGTGGCCATGAACGGTCTGGTGCTGATGAACCGTCAAAACGATCGCGACCATCAGGGGGACATCCGGGGTTACGCCCTTGCGGTGAGTGACGATGGCCAGACGTGGCGGGAAATCCAGGAAGGTGAACTGCCGTCGACGTGGAATCCACAGACGATACGGTTTGTCCGCACGCAGACGGCGCGATGGCTCAAGTTAACCGCGCGCTCCGGTTACGGAACCGACCCCAGCGCCGCGCTGGCTGAACTGGCCATTCTCTATGCCGGGCCGCGGCTGCCTGATAACGTCGCGCCGGTTGAATATCACCGGGTGCGCAGCACCTCCACCGACATCGACGAGGGTGGTCGTCCCTGA